The following are from one region of the Salvia hispanica cultivar TCC Black 2014 chromosome 1, UniMelb_Shisp_WGS_1.0, whole genome shotgun sequence genome:
- the LOC125222746 gene encoding alcohol dehydrogenase class-3-like, which yields MATLGQVITCKAAVAWEPNKPLVIEEVQVAPPQAGEVRIKILFTALCHTDAYTWSGKDPEGLFPCILGHEAAGIVESVGEGVTEVQVGDHVIPCYQAECKECKFCKSGKTNLCGKVRVATGVGVMLNDRKSRFSINGKPIYHFMGTSTFSQYTVVHDVSVAKIDPVAPLEKVCLLGCGVPTGLGAVWNTAKVEQGSIVAVFGLGTVGLAVAEGAKAAGASRIIGIDIDTKKFDRAKDFGVTEFLNPKDHEKPIQQVIVDLTDGGVDYSFECIGNVDVMRAALECCHKGWGTSVIVGVAASGQEISTRPFQLVTGRVWKGTAFGGFKSRSQVPLLVDKYLKKEIKVDEYITHNSTLPEINKAFDMMHEGMCLRVVLDMFV from the exons ATGGCTACTCTAGGTCAAGTCATTACTTGCAAAG CGGCGGTGGCCTGGGAACCCAATAAACCTCTGGTGATCGAAGAGGTGCAGGTGGCGCCGCCGCAAGCCGGAGAAGTCAGGATCAAAATCCTCTTTACCGCTCTCTGTCACACAGATGCCTACACCTGGAGCGGCAAG GATCCTGAAGGTCTCTTCCCGTGCATCCTTGGTCATGAAGCTGCTGG GATAGTTGAGAGTGTTGGTGAAGGCGTGACTGAAGTTCAAGTGGGCGATCATGTCATTCCCTGTTATCAGGCTGAGTGCAAGGAATGCAAGTTTTGCAAATCTGGTAAGACAAATCTCTGTGGGAAAGTCAGGGTAGCTACTGGAGTTGGTGTTATGCTGAATGACCGCAAGAGCCGCTTTTCAATCAATGGAAAACCTATCTATCATTTCATGGGCACATCAACGTTTAGTCAGTACACTGTTGTTCATGATGTTAGCGTTGCCAAGATTGACCCTGTAGCACCATTGGAGAAAGTGTGTCTGCTTGGTTGTGGTGTTCCAACAG GTCTTGGAGCTGTTTGGAATACTGCAAAAGTCGAACAAGGTTCCATAGTTGCTGTATTTGGTCTTGGCACTGTTGGACTTGCT GTAGCAGAGGGTGCAAAAGCTGCTGGAGCTTCCCGTATCATAGGGATCGATATTGACACGAAAAAGTTTGATAGAG CAAAGGACTTTGGTGTGACCGAGTTCCTCAACCCAAAGGATCACGAGAAACCAATCCAGCAGGTCATTGTGGATCTAACAGATGGTGGTGTTGACTATAGTTTTGAATGCATTGGCAATGTTGATGTAATGAGGGCTGCTTTAGAATGCTGCCATAAG GGTTGGGGAACATCAGTTATTGTGGGCGTTGCAGCTTCTGGTCAAGAGATCTCCACACGTCCTTTTCAGCTGGTGACTGGCCGTGTCTGGAAGGGCACAGCATTTGGTGGTTTCAAGAGTCGCTCACAAGTACCTTTGCTTGTCGACAAGTATCTAAAGAAA GAAATCAAGGTTGATGAGTACATCACCCACAATTCTACACTGCCTGAGATCAACAAAGCCTTCGATATGATGCACGAAGGAATGTGCCTTCGTGTTGTGCTTGACATGTTTGTATAA
- the LOC125222735 gene encoding uncharacterized protein LOC125222735 isoform X2, producing the protein MSIFEFQSENPRLFSMGNQAPSVLDSCSDEEAAFGDKEDGDWLSRLLVEAGGNTDDDSGDVVFVSELFPKIRSDSVKALAKAVVDDEGDDDCMVLDGDPDNPVVAVNDKADGGDSDELEIVGEKGEVACRDFPHSRHLCAKYLFASTAHEVHCGLCHCYVCDTLAPCLHWGTGASSTEHCHASDKDEYWRAERKRAKKSYKPSAVQSTTTTSTRPGCHPSQPNSLPQHQGVKRVAIRPCVLSSAFGLPNAMNRERSQVPRYHAPEYNPQSMLAPVRSHPRSTNTVSPKVTLMNTLMNKHHHVGVQNPLSSYHPVFKRNGLSGPFTNNNHAHGSQLSRDPPLNRHPAFQAPVTNGRHDANQLMYGSPAAGLPSRYLPSEAQITSQPILSRRNRTYIPHQSQMPSQPSVSGSSLGSPPLQPYQCTEPSVGYVTKSTVPQPYIAYAPDNHAPYQTVGHWQLDAGNTLPDQLHSRSTISAQLQKQNNPTSMFTCVQNDVQHQYHTQSGIGSNPADIVLFRDSFVGHGNMQSHAANGALAGTSQAQTIQHDWPSMTTPLGVDNPPQQNAEVAAYSSTIDVADYQFPESREPDSFQLQFLGNSMFGNQSVIGAVEAAASPNVYSSETAFADTD; encoded by the exons ATGAGCATTTTCGAATTTCAGTCTGAGAATCCGAGACTTTTCTCCATGGGAAACCAGGCTCCGTCGGTACTGGATTCATGCTCCGACGAGGAGGCGGCTTTCGGCGATAAGGAAGACGGTGATTGGTTGTCGAGGCTACTGGTTGAGGCCGGCGGAAATACAGATGATGATTCCGGCGACGTCGTTTTTGTAAGTGAGCTGTTCCCCAAAATCCGATCTGATTCTGTGAAGGCGCTGGCTAAGGCTGTTGTTGATGACGAAGGTGATGATGATTGTATGGTTTTGGATGGTGACCCTGACAATCCGGTGGTCGCCGTCAATGATAAGGCTGACGGTGGTGATTCCGATGAACTCGAGATTGTTGGTGAGAAGGGTGAG GTGGCGTGCAGGGATTTTCCTCACTCCCGGCATCTTTGTGCTAAGTATCTCTTTGCTTCTACGGCGCATGAAGTCCATTGTGGCCTG TGTCACTGTTATGTGTGTGACACACTGGCTCCGTGTCTCCATTGGGGCACTGGCGCTAGCAGCACTGAACATTGCCATGCTAGTGATAAAGACGAATATTGGAGAGCAGAGCGGAAGCGTGCAAAGAAAAGTTATAAGCCTTCGGCTGTGCAAAGTACgactactactagtactagGCCGGGGTGTCATCCATCACAACCAAACTCGTTGCCTCAGCATCAGGGTGTTAAGCGTGTCGCGATCCGCCCTTGTGTTCTTTCTTCAGCATTTGGTTTGCCAAATGCCATGAATCGAGAAAGAAGCCAAGTACCTCGGTATCATGCTCCTGAATATAACCCTCAATCAATGTTAGCCCCAGTGCGGTCACACCCTAGAAGTACTAACACTGTTTCTCCAAAGGTTACTCTTATGAATACTCTTATGAACAAACACCACCATGTAGGAGTACAAAATCCTCTGTCCTCCTATCATCCAGTCTTCAAGCGGAACGGGTTAAGTGGGCCTTTCACAAATAATAATCACGCGCATGGGTCTCAATTATCTAGAGACCCACCTCTGAACAGGCACCCTGCGTTCCAGGCTCCTGTCACAAATGGCCGCCATGACGCAAATCAGCTTATGTATGGAAGTCCGGCTGCTGGATTACCTTCTCGCTACCTGCCTTCTGAAGCTCAGATAACCTCCCAGCCAATTCTCAGCCGTCGGAATCGTACTTACATACCACACCAATCTCAAATGCCTTCTCAACCATCTGTGAGTGGAAGCTCTTTGGGGTCACCACCATTGCAACCCTACCAATGTACCGAACCAAGTGTGGGATATGTCACGAAGTCCACTGTCCCTCAACCCTATATTGCATATGCACCCGACAACCATGCACCTTATCAGACTGTTGGTCACTGGCAGTTGGATGCTGGCAATACTTTGCCGGATCAATTGCATTCAAGATCCACAATATCCGCTCAACTGCAAAAGCAAAACAATCCTACTTCCATGTTCACATGTGTCCAAAATGATGTCCAGCATCAGTATCATACTCAAAGTGGTATTGGTTCAAATCCAGCAGATATTGTCCTCTTTCGTGATTCCTTTGTCGGCCATGGCAATATGCAGAGTCATGCGGCGAATGGGGCACTGGCTGGGACATCACAAGCACAAACTATACAACATGATTGGCCAAGCATGACAACGCCTTTGGGTGTGGACAATCCCCCTCAACAGAATGCTGAAGTAGCTGCTTATTCCTCCACAATAGATGTTGCTGACTACCAGTTTCCTGAAAGTAGAGAACCTGACTCGTTCCAACTTCAATTTCTTGGCAATTCGATGTTCGGAAATCAATCAGTTATAGGGGCTGTGGAAGCTGCTGCTTCACCTAATGTATACTCATCAGAAACTGCTTTTGCAGATACCG ATTAA
- the LOC125222735 gene encoding uncharacterized protein LOC125222735 isoform X1, translating into MSIFEFQSENPRLFSMGNQAPSVLDSCSDEEAAFGDKEDGDWLSRLLVEAGGNTDDDSGDVVFVSELFPKIRSDSVKALAKAVVDDEGDDDCMVLDGDPDNPVVAVNDKADGGDSDELEIVGEKGEVACRDFPHSRHLCAKYLFASTAHEVHCGLCHCYVCDTLAPCLHWGTGASSTEHCHASDKDEYWRAERKRAKKSYKPSAVQSTTTTSTRPGCHPSQPNSLPQHQGVKRVAIRPCVLSSAFGLPNAMNRERSQVPRYHAPEYNPQSMLAPVRSHPRSTNTVSPKVTLMNTLMNKHHHVGVQNPLSSYHPVFKRNGLSGPFTNNNHAHGSQLSRDPPLNRHPAFQAPVTNGRHDANQLMYGSPAAGLPSRYLPSEAQITSQPILSRRNRTYIPHQSQMPSQPSVSGSSLGSPPLQPYQCTEPSVGYVTKSTVPQPYIAYAPDNHAPYQTVGHWQLDAGNTLPDQLHSRSTISAQLQKQNNPTSMFTCVQNDVQHQYHTQSGIGSNPADIVLFRDSFVGHGNMQSHAANGALAGTSQAQTIQHDWPSMTTPLGVDNPPQQNAEVAAYSSTIDVADYQFPESREPDSFQLQFLGNSMFGNQSVIGAVEAAASPNVYSSETAFADTVG; encoded by the exons ATGAGCATTTTCGAATTTCAGTCTGAGAATCCGAGACTTTTCTCCATGGGAAACCAGGCTCCGTCGGTACTGGATTCATGCTCCGACGAGGAGGCGGCTTTCGGCGATAAGGAAGACGGTGATTGGTTGTCGAGGCTACTGGTTGAGGCCGGCGGAAATACAGATGATGATTCCGGCGACGTCGTTTTTGTAAGTGAGCTGTTCCCCAAAATCCGATCTGATTCTGTGAAGGCGCTGGCTAAGGCTGTTGTTGATGACGAAGGTGATGATGATTGTATGGTTTTGGATGGTGACCCTGACAATCCGGTGGTCGCCGTCAATGATAAGGCTGACGGTGGTGATTCCGATGAACTCGAGATTGTTGGTGAGAAGGGTGAG GTGGCGTGCAGGGATTTTCCTCACTCCCGGCATCTTTGTGCTAAGTATCTCTTTGCTTCTACGGCGCATGAAGTCCATTGTGGCCTG TGTCACTGTTATGTGTGTGACACACTGGCTCCGTGTCTCCATTGGGGCACTGGCGCTAGCAGCACTGAACATTGCCATGCTAGTGATAAAGACGAATATTGGAGAGCAGAGCGGAAGCGTGCAAAGAAAAGTTATAAGCCTTCGGCTGTGCAAAGTACgactactactagtactagGCCGGGGTGTCATCCATCACAACCAAACTCGTTGCCTCAGCATCAGGGTGTTAAGCGTGTCGCGATCCGCCCTTGTGTTCTTTCTTCAGCATTTGGTTTGCCAAATGCCATGAATCGAGAAAGAAGCCAAGTACCTCGGTATCATGCTCCTGAATATAACCCTCAATCAATGTTAGCCCCAGTGCGGTCACACCCTAGAAGTACTAACACTGTTTCTCCAAAGGTTACTCTTATGAATACTCTTATGAACAAACACCACCATGTAGGAGTACAAAATCCTCTGTCCTCCTATCATCCAGTCTTCAAGCGGAACGGGTTAAGTGGGCCTTTCACAAATAATAATCACGCGCATGGGTCTCAATTATCTAGAGACCCACCTCTGAACAGGCACCCTGCGTTCCAGGCTCCTGTCACAAATGGCCGCCATGACGCAAATCAGCTTATGTATGGAAGTCCGGCTGCTGGATTACCTTCTCGCTACCTGCCTTCTGAAGCTCAGATAACCTCCCAGCCAATTCTCAGCCGTCGGAATCGTACTTACATACCACACCAATCTCAAATGCCTTCTCAACCATCTGTGAGTGGAAGCTCTTTGGGGTCACCACCATTGCAACCCTACCAATGTACCGAACCAAGTGTGGGATATGTCACGAAGTCCACTGTCCCTCAACCCTATATTGCATATGCACCCGACAACCATGCACCTTATCAGACTGTTGGTCACTGGCAGTTGGATGCTGGCAATACTTTGCCGGATCAATTGCATTCAAGATCCACAATATCCGCTCAACTGCAAAAGCAAAACAATCCTACTTCCATGTTCACATGTGTCCAAAATGATGTCCAGCATCAGTATCATACTCAAAGTGGTATTGGTTCAAATCCAGCAGATATTGTCCTCTTTCGTGATTCCTTTGTCGGCCATGGCAATATGCAGAGTCATGCGGCGAATGGGGCACTGGCTGGGACATCACAAGCACAAACTATACAACATGATTGGCCAAGCATGACAACGCCTTTGGGTGTGGACAATCCCCCTCAACAGAATGCTGAAGTAGCTGCTTATTCCTCCACAATAGATGTTGCTGACTACCAGTTTCCTGAAAGTAGAGAACCTGACTCGTTCCAACTTCAATTTCTTGGCAATTCGATGTTCGGAAATCAATCAGTTATAGGGGCTGTGGAAGCTGCTGCTTCACCTAATGTATACTCATCAGAAACTGCTTTTGCAGATACCG TTGGCTAA
- the LOC125204507 gene encoding LOW QUALITY PROTEIN: WD repeat-containing protein 70-like (The sequence of the model RefSeq protein was modified relative to this genomic sequence to represent the inferred CDS: inserted 3 bases in 2 codons): protein MEDEADIYEGVRAQFPLSFGKQSKSQTPLELIHNTTRRASSTSANDTPSASNKIDAFPSLSTSSQDWINSFRNSNPRNSNRGXAALIGPPKPPAVLDEEDEDEDSRIGPPRPPPGATDSDEDEDEDADEEDEDPGYRVPLSNEIVLKGHTKVMLALAVDHTGSRVLSGSYDYTVRMYDFQGMNSHLQSFRQLEPFEGHQIRGLSWSPTADRFMCVTGSAQAKIYDRDGVTLGEFVKGDMYIRDLKNTKGHISGLTCGEWHPKDKQTILTSSEDGSLRIWDVNDFKSQKQVNKPKLSRPGRIPVTTCAWDREGKRIAGGIGDGSLQIWNIKSGWVSRPDIHVGDCHTDDITSLKFSXDGLILLSRSFDGTLKVWDLRQMKKALHVFDDLPNNYAQTNVTFSPDEELFLTGTSVEKNNTTGGLLCFYDRAKMELVSRVGISPTYSVVQCAWHPRINQIFATVGDRHEGGTHILYDPTISERGALVCVARAPRKKSLDDFQAQPVIHNPHALPLFRDQPSRQRQREKTLKDPLKAHKPELPMTGPGHGGRVGSTTGSLLTQYLLKQGGMIKETWMDEDPREAILKYADVAVKDPKYIAPAYAQTQPATVFAKSDSEDDEK, encoded by the exons ATGGAAGATGAAGCTGATATATACGAAGGAGTGAGAGCTCAATTCCCTTTGAGTTTCGGTAAGCAATCCAAATCTCAAACCCCTCTCGAACTCATCCACAACACCACGCGTCGGGCCTCATCCACCTCCGCCAATGATACACCGTCTGCTTCCAACAAAATTGATGCCTTCCCCTCGCTGTCCACCTCCTCTCAGGACTGGATAAACTCTTTCAGAAACTCAAACCCTAGAAATTCAAATAGGG TGGCTGCATTGATTGGACCTCCAAAGCCTCCTGCGGTTTTGGATGAGGAAGATGAGGACGAGGACTCTCGAATTGGGCCACCTAGGCCGCCTCCAGGCGCTACAGATTCTgacgaagatgaagatgaagatgctgatgaagaagatgaagatcCTGGTTATCGAGTTCCATTGAGCAATGAAATTGTCTTGAAGGGGCATACAAAGG TCATGTTAGCACTCGCAGTGGATCACACGGGATCTCGAGTTCTGTCTGGCAGCTACGACTATACTGTTCGCATGTATGATTTTCAAGGCATGAATTCCCATCTTCAGTCATTTAGACAGCTTGAACCATTTGAAGGTCATCAAATTCGTGGGTTGAGCTGGAGTCCTACAGCAGATCGATTTATGTGTGTCACTGGATCGGCCCAGGCTAAG ATCTATGACCGTGATGGAGTTACATTGGGTGAGTTTGTCAAGGGAGACATGTATATTCGTGATCTTAAGAATACTAAAGGCCACATATCTGGGTTGACATGTGGAGAATGGCACCCTAAGGACAAGCAGACTATCCTAACATCATCTGAGGATGGTTCACTGCGAATATGGGATGTAAATGacttcaaaagtcaaaagcAG GTTAACAAGCCCAAGCTTTCTAGGCCTGGACGTATTCCTGTAACAACATGTGCCTGGGATCGTGAAGGCAAAAGAATTGCAGGTGGTATTGGTGATGGTTCCTTGCAG ATATGGAACATAAAATCTGGATGGGTAAGCAGGCCAGACATACATGTTGGAGATTGCCACACAGATGATATTACATCCCTCAAGTTTTC AGATGGATTAATACTCTTGTCAAGAAGCTTTGATGGTACACTCAAG GTATGGGATTTACGACAAATGAAGAAGGCTCTTCATGTATTTGATGATCTTCCGAACAATTATGCTCAGACGAATGTTACATTCAGCCCCGACGAAGAACTCTTCCTGACAGGAACATCGGTTGAAAAGAATAACACAACTGGGGGTCTGCTATGTTTTTACGACAGAGCAAAAATGGAACTGGTTTCAAGAGTCGGAATATCTCCAACATATAGTGTCGTTCAGTGTGCATGGCATCCAAGGATAAACCAG ATCTTTGCAACAGTAGGGGACAGGCACGAAGGAGGAACTCATATACTATATGATCCAACCATCAGCGAGAGGGGTGCACTTGTATGCGTTGCACGTGCACCACGGAAGAAGTCTCTGGATGATTTTCAGGCACAGCCTGTAATTCACAATCCGCATGCTCTGCCACTATTCAGAGATCAGCCGAGCCGACAACGTCAGCGCGAGAAGACACTGAAGGACCCACTCAAGGCCCACAAACCGGAGCTACCCATGACGGGGCCAGGCCATGGCGGAAGAGTTGGTTCAACAACGGGAAGTCTGCTAACGCAGTACCTTCTTAAG CAAGGGGGTATGATTAAGGAAACATGGATGGATGAAGATCCCAGAGAAGCAATCCTCAAATATGCCGACGTTGCTGTCAAAGATCCTAAATATATCGCCCCGGCATACGCGCAGACGCAGCCTGCAACAGTCTTTGCCAAGTCGGATTCAGAGGATGACGAGAAATAA